CGATGAGGCCGGCTTGTTCCAATTTGGCGAGCAACTCAGCCAGATCGGCTTCCGCGGTGGGACGTGCCACCGCGAAACGGGCGTGCAAACCGTCACCCAACTCCGCCGCCGATCGTTGGCCATCCAGGTTTTCCCACACCCATTCCGCCACCGTGTTCAAGGTGAACACCTTGTGCAGATCCGCCAGTTGGCCTTTGACGGGCACCAATAACGTTTCCCCGGCGACTTTCCGGGTGACGATATGTTCGGTTTTACGATATTTCATAAATTTAATAATTTATTAATTCATTTCACTCGCATTCCCGGGTCACCCAACAGGGTGAAAATCTGGAGCAGGTCTTTCGAGACGCCTTTGGCGGCGGAGGCCCCCAAGGCGATCCGCAGGGCCTCCCCCAACGGTTGCACCCCGGCTTGGTAGCGTACCCGCAACACATCGCTGTTCATGATCAGGGCCGGGTTCGTCGTACGAAAGCCCGGTCGGCGCCCAGAGGGCCGCCATGCCCCCGTTTGGCTGGATCATCAGCGTTTCCCCCAAGCTGGCGTAACCGGGCAATTCATGGCGGGCGATAAAGCAGGTCATGCCCAAGAGCACGGG
Above is a window of Verrucomicrobiota bacterium DNA encoding:
- a CDS encoding PqqD family protein: MKYRKTEHIVTRKVAGETLLVPVKGQLADLHKVFTLNTVAEWVWENLDGQRSAAELGDGLHARFAVARPTAEADLAELLAKLEQAGLIEPVRA